The following are encoded in a window of Echeneis naucrates chromosome 19, fEcheNa1.1, whole genome shotgun sequence genomic DNA:
- the polr3e gene encoding DNA-directed RNA polymerase III subunit RPC5 isoform X2 has product MASGDDDDPIIEEIDVYLAKSLADKLYLFQYPVRPATMTYDDVNHLTARIKPKQQRVELEMAMNTMSPNYCRSKGEQIALNVDGTTFDETSTYSVKMMDKQTFSSIQATTNTSRYAAAVFRKGELHITPLTGILQLRPSFSYLDKADNKTREREAANEGGDSSQDEAEEEAKAITVRFARPESEQARQRRIQSYEFLQKKQAEEPWIHLHYHSIKDSRSEHEKQYLFCQSVDTSENSQLVKTPKEYLAMLMPPLAEEKVVKPVGPSNVLSMAQLRTLPLGEQVKTLMKNVKVMPFANLMGLLASGTDSTAVLRCIQQVALLVQGNWVVKSDVLYPKNTCSPHSGVPAEVLCRGRDFVMWRFTLERSVMRKEITSIIKLPPEDVKEFLEHVATPRINRGWEFLLPTDLDFIKKHSDVAHRQHMLWLGIQSKLEKVFNFSKEDFMPKNSPQPEPVHISGEQRLKMAQERAQENKLSLQKDLDAKRPGSTIHIKQEPTSDKEDEPMDTSCHPSSSYIPNGTVNGYPSVTSSSFDHTNGNSSSQELQDFVIKTFRKHFVLTLNELKRLMNLHLASMPVGQSIFHSISDHMLQDAILLCHCKQIMVPFPAQSTAAPDEQKVFGLWETGEDFDKRRLLYDVFTKNYRVRRQVIQTRLAQELGDVSKADVDRLLKECCSSHGGMWYLKGTIQS; this is encoded by the exons ATGGCCAGTGGGGATGATGATGACCCCATTATAGAAGAG ATTGATGTGTACCTTGCCAAAAGCCTTGCAGATAAGCTGTATCTTTTCCAG TACCCTGTCCGACCGGCCACCATGACCTATGATGATGTCAACCATTTAACAGCTAGGATCAAACCCAAGCAGCAAAGG GTGGAGTTGGAAATGGCTATGAACACAATGAGTCCAAACTACTGTCGCAGTAAGGGAGAGCAAATAGCTCTGAATGTGGATGGGACAACTTTTGATGAAACCAGCACCTATTCAGT GAAAATGATGGACAAGCAGACCTTCTCCTCCATCCAAGCCACCACCAACACCTCCAGatatgctgctgctgtgtttcgCAAAG GTGAACTTCACATCACACCTCTGACAGGAATCCTCCAGCTGAGACCCAGCTTCTCTTATCTGGACAAGGCGGACAACAAGACCAGAGAGAGGGAAGCAGCTAATGAAG GGGGAGACTCTTCTCAAGATGAAGCCGAGGAAGAAGCCAAGGCCATCACA GTGAGGTTTGCTCGTCCTGAGTCTGAGCAGGCCCGGCAAAGGAGGATCCAGTCATATGAGTTCCTCCAGAAGAAGCAGGCAGAAGAGCCCTGGATTCACCTCCACTATCACAGTATCAAG gACAGCCGATCAGAGCATGAAAAGCAGTACCtgttctgtcagtctgtggatACTTCAGAGAATTCTCAGCTGGTCAAAACTCCGAA AGAATACTTGGCAATGCTGATGCCTCCTCTTGCAGAGGAAAAAGT TGTGAAGCCGGTAGGACCTAGTAATGTGCTGTCCATGGCTCAACTCCGTACTCTGCCGCTAGGAGAGCAAGTCAAGACCCTGATGAAGAACG TCAAGGTAATGCCGTTCGCTAACCTGATGGGTCTCCTTGCCTCTGGCACAGACTCCACCGCTGTATTGCGCTGCATCCAGCAGGTGGCACTGTTGGTTCAGGGCAACTGGGTTGTTAAGAG TGATGTTCTATATCCTAAAAACACCTGCAGTCCTCACAGCGGTGTCCCTGCTGAAGTGCTCTGTCGTGGCAGGGACTTTGTG ATGTGGAGGTTCACCCTGGAGCGCTCTGTGATGAGAAAGGAGATCACATCCATCATCAAA ctTCCCCCAGAGGATGTGAAGGAGTTCCTGGAGCATGTGGCAACACCTCGAATCAACCGGGGCTGGGAGTTCCTGTTGCCTACTGATCTAGACTTCATTAAGAAGCATTCAGATGTTGCCCATAGGCAACACATGCTGTGGCTCGGCATCCAGAGCAA GTTGGAAAAGGTCTTTAATTTCTCTAAAGAAGACTTCATGCCAAAGAATTCCCCTCAGCCTG AACCTGTCCATATCAGCGGAGAGCAACGTCTGAAGATGGCTCAGGAGCGAGCGCAAGAAAACAAGTTGTCCCTACAGAAGGACCTGGATGCTAAAAGGCCAGGTAGCACCATCCACATCAAACAGGAACCCACCAGTGACAAGGAAGACGAGCCGATGGACACATCGTGCCACCCGTCCTCGTCCTACATCCCTAATGGCACTGTAAATGGGTACCCCAGTGTCACCTCCTCCAGTTTCGATCACACTAATGGTAACTCGTCGTCCCAGGAGCTGCAGGACTTTGTGATAAAGACTTTCAGGAAGCATTTTGTACTGACGTTGAATGAGCTAAAGAGGCTGATGAACCTCCACCTGGCTTCCATGCCAGTGGGACAGAGCATCTTCCACTCCATATCGGACCACATGCTACAGGATGCCATACTGCTCTGTCACTGCAAACAGATAATGGTGCCT TTTCCTGCTCAGAGCACAGCAGCCCCTGATGAGCAGAAGGTGTTTGGTTTGTGGGAGACTGGAGAGGATTTTGACAAG cgtCGGTTGCTGTATGACGTGTTCACGAAGAACTACCGGGTCAGGAGGCAGGTGATACAAACCCGACTGGCACAGGAGTTGGGAGACGTCTCTAAAGCAGATGTTGACCGGCTTCTCAAG GAGTGCTGCAGCAGCCACGGAGGGATGTGGTACCTGAAGGGAACAATACAGTCCTGA
- the polr3e gene encoding DNA-directed RNA polymerase III subunit RPC5 isoform X1: MASGDDDDPIIEEIDVYLAKSLADKLYLFQYPVRPATMTYDDVNHLTARIKPKQQRVELEMAMNTMSPNYCRSKGEQIALNVDGTTFDETSTYSVKMMDKQTFSSIQATTNTSRYAAAVFRKGELHITPLTGILQLRPSFSYLDKADNKTREREAANEGGDSSQDEAEEEAKAITVRFARPESEQARQRRIQSYEFLQKKQAEEPWIHLHYHSIKDSRSEHEKQYLFCQSVDTSENSQLVKTPKEYLAMLMPPLAEEKVVKPVGPSNVLSMAQLRTLPLGEQVKTLMKNVKVMPFANLMGLLASGTDSTAVLRCIQQVALLVQGNWVVKSDVLYPKNTCSPHSGVPAEVLCRGRDFVMWRFTLERSVMRKEITSIIKLPPEDVKEFLEHVATPRINRGWEFLLPTDLDFIKKHSDVAHRQHMLWLGIQSKLEKVFNFSKEDFMPKNSPQPEPVHISGEQRLKMAQERAQENKLSLQKDLDAKRPGSTIHIKQEPTSDKEDEPMDTSCHPSSSYIPNGTVNGYPSVTSSSFDHTNGNSSSQELQDFVIKTFRKHFVLTLNELKRLMNLHLASMPVGQSIFHSISDHMLQDAILLCHCKQIMVPFPAQSTAAPDEQKVFGLWETGEDFDKQRRLLYDVFTKNYRVRRQVIQTRLAQELGDVSKADVDRLLKECCSSHGGMWYLKGTIQS, from the exons ATGGCCAGTGGGGATGATGATGACCCCATTATAGAAGAG ATTGATGTGTACCTTGCCAAAAGCCTTGCAGATAAGCTGTATCTTTTCCAG TACCCTGTCCGACCGGCCACCATGACCTATGATGATGTCAACCATTTAACAGCTAGGATCAAACCCAAGCAGCAAAGG GTGGAGTTGGAAATGGCTATGAACACAATGAGTCCAAACTACTGTCGCAGTAAGGGAGAGCAAATAGCTCTGAATGTGGATGGGACAACTTTTGATGAAACCAGCACCTATTCAGT GAAAATGATGGACAAGCAGACCTTCTCCTCCATCCAAGCCACCACCAACACCTCCAGatatgctgctgctgtgtttcgCAAAG GTGAACTTCACATCACACCTCTGACAGGAATCCTCCAGCTGAGACCCAGCTTCTCTTATCTGGACAAGGCGGACAACAAGACCAGAGAGAGGGAAGCAGCTAATGAAG GGGGAGACTCTTCTCAAGATGAAGCCGAGGAAGAAGCCAAGGCCATCACA GTGAGGTTTGCTCGTCCTGAGTCTGAGCAGGCCCGGCAAAGGAGGATCCAGTCATATGAGTTCCTCCAGAAGAAGCAGGCAGAAGAGCCCTGGATTCACCTCCACTATCACAGTATCAAG gACAGCCGATCAGAGCATGAAAAGCAGTACCtgttctgtcagtctgtggatACTTCAGAGAATTCTCAGCTGGTCAAAACTCCGAA AGAATACTTGGCAATGCTGATGCCTCCTCTTGCAGAGGAAAAAGT TGTGAAGCCGGTAGGACCTAGTAATGTGCTGTCCATGGCTCAACTCCGTACTCTGCCGCTAGGAGAGCAAGTCAAGACCCTGATGAAGAACG TCAAGGTAATGCCGTTCGCTAACCTGATGGGTCTCCTTGCCTCTGGCACAGACTCCACCGCTGTATTGCGCTGCATCCAGCAGGTGGCACTGTTGGTTCAGGGCAACTGGGTTGTTAAGAG TGATGTTCTATATCCTAAAAACACCTGCAGTCCTCACAGCGGTGTCCCTGCTGAAGTGCTCTGTCGTGGCAGGGACTTTGTG ATGTGGAGGTTCACCCTGGAGCGCTCTGTGATGAGAAAGGAGATCACATCCATCATCAAA ctTCCCCCAGAGGATGTGAAGGAGTTCCTGGAGCATGTGGCAACACCTCGAATCAACCGGGGCTGGGAGTTCCTGTTGCCTACTGATCTAGACTTCATTAAGAAGCATTCAGATGTTGCCCATAGGCAACACATGCTGTGGCTCGGCATCCAGAGCAA GTTGGAAAAGGTCTTTAATTTCTCTAAAGAAGACTTCATGCCAAAGAATTCCCCTCAGCCTG AACCTGTCCATATCAGCGGAGAGCAACGTCTGAAGATGGCTCAGGAGCGAGCGCAAGAAAACAAGTTGTCCCTACAGAAGGACCTGGATGCTAAAAGGCCAGGTAGCACCATCCACATCAAACAGGAACCCACCAGTGACAAGGAAGACGAGCCGATGGACACATCGTGCCACCCGTCCTCGTCCTACATCCCTAATGGCACTGTAAATGGGTACCCCAGTGTCACCTCCTCCAGTTTCGATCACACTAATGGTAACTCGTCGTCCCAGGAGCTGCAGGACTTTGTGATAAAGACTTTCAGGAAGCATTTTGTACTGACGTTGAATGAGCTAAAGAGGCTGATGAACCTCCACCTGGCTTCCATGCCAGTGGGACAGAGCATCTTCCACTCCATATCGGACCACATGCTACAGGATGCCATACTGCTCTGTCACTGCAAACAGATAATGGTGCCT TTTCCTGCTCAGAGCACAGCAGCCCCTGATGAGCAGAAGGTGTTTGGTTTGTGGGAGACTGGAGAGGATTTTGACAAG cagcgtCGGTTGCTGTATGACGTGTTCACGAAGAACTACCGGGTCAGGAGGCAGGTGATACAAACCCGACTGGCACAGGAGTTGGGAGACGTCTCTAAAGCAGATGTTGACCGGCTTCTCAAG GAGTGCTGCAGCAGCCACGGAGGGATGTGGTACCTGAAGGGAACAATACAGTCCTGA
- the LOC115059693 gene encoding interferon a3-like encodes MVNRIFFVCLFVALYSAGSSLRCNWMDHKFRQYSENCLDLVDSMAHNSTNSTEDAVEAENVVAFPNDLYSLASRASAEDKIGFVVQTLDEVVELFEEDHSSASWEDKPLRDLLNIVTQQAEGLRSCIGGHSHKKNKKLHLYFKRLTRNVLKEMGHTAESWELIRREIKAHLMRADQLLSPLLHAN; translated from the exons atggtcAACAGGATCTtctttgtttgcctgtttgtgGCTCTGTACAGTGCAGGCTCTTCGCTGAGGTGCAACTGGATGGATCATAAATTCAGACAGTACAGTGAAAACTGTCTGGATCTTGTGGATTCCATG GCTCATAATTCCACTAACAGCACTGAGGATGCTGTGGAAGCAGAGAACGTTGTGGCCTTCCCTAACGATCTGTACAGTCTGGCGTCCAGAGCATCC GCTGAGGATAAGATTGGCTTTGTAGTGCAGACTCTGGATGAGGTGGTGGAGCTGTTTGAGGAGGATCACAGCTCAGCATCCTGGGAGGACAAACCACTGAGGGACCTTCTCAATATTGTAACCCAGCAGGCTGAAGGCCTTCGCTCCTGT atTGGGGGCCACAGCcacaagaagaacaagaagctGCACCTGTATTTTAAGAGACTTACACGCAATGTCCTAAAAGAAATg GGCCACACTGCTGAATCCTGGGAGCTGATCAGGAGGGAAATTAAAGCCCATTTGATGAGAGCTGACCAACTGCTTTCACCTCTGCTCCACGCTAACTAA
- the LOC115059840 gene encoding cerebellar degeneration-related protein 2-like isoform X2 — translation MYSTNQEQLQEIEYLTKQVDLLRQVNDQHAKVYEQLDVSARDLEHSNHKLVQDNRTAQQKIQGLTETVELLQTQVDELQQQVQEMKLSPQPQKPPHGDRRPARSCQSVSCLKELQNTLRYDNDPDEPSDLFDSLDASWREEEQASLRQSLRSLQSQFANERARREELEREAMLLASENTTLEQRLAGLEGCQARVIELEHEAEELRQLWKSESSTNSCRPDVTHNLVPVSMFLHPEEENDGELDADQSPRKLKRWGSERPMKAMQMADSADRIYDHECLCVRRAEVVKYRGISLLNEVDAQYSALQVKYDELLRRCHPGMPEEEQDGQSHKSVQTASLATCPALTDKEDFEDDFHQPEYKELFREIFSRIQKTKEDLIENRERP, via the exons ATGTACTCCACCAAccaggagcagctgcaggagatCGAG TACCTGACGAAGCAGGTGGATCTCCTCAGGCAGGTCAACGATCAGCATGCCAAAGTGTATGAGCAGCTGGATGTGTCGGCCAGAGACCTGGAGCACAGCAACCACAAACTGGTACAGGACAACAGGACGGCCCAGCAGAAAATCCAGGG GCTGACAGAAAccgtggagctgctgcagacgcAGGTAGACgagcttcagcagcaggtgCAAGAGATGAAGTTGAGTCCTCAGCCCCAGAAGCCTCCTCACGGAGACAGGCGGCCGGCTCGAAGCTGTCAGAGTGTGTCCTGCCTGAAAGAGCTGCAAAACACACTCAG gtATGACAACGATCCTGATGAGCCTTCGGACCTCTTTGACTCGTTGGACGCGTCGTGGCGAGAGGAGGAGCAGGCATCACTGCGACAGTCACTCCGCTCTCTCCAGTCTCAGTTTGCCAATGAGCGTGCTCGGCGGGAGGAATTGGAGCGAGAGGCCATGCTGCTCGCCAGCGAGAACACAACTCTGGAGCAACGTCTAGCAGGGCTGGAGGGGTGTCAG gCCAGAGTGATTGAGCTGGAACATGAGGCTGAGGAGCTCCGTCAGCTATGGAAGTCAGAGTCCTCCACAAACTCCTGCAGGCCAGACGTCACCCACAACCTGGTGCCAGTCTCGATGTTCCTCCACCCTGAGGAGGAGAACGATGGGGAACTGGATGCAGACCAAAGCCCCAGGAAGCTGAAGCGCTGGGGCAGCGAGCGGCCCATGAAGGCAATGCAGATGGCCGACTCCGCCGACAGGATCTACGACCAcgagtgcttgtgtgtgcgcCGAGCCGAGGTGGTGAAGTACCGCGGCATCTCGCTGCTCAACGAGGTCGACGCCCAGTACAGTGCCTTGCAGGTGAAGTACGACGAGCTGCTGCGCCGCTGCCACCCGGGGATGCCGGAGGAAGAGCAGGACGGGCAGAGCCACAAATCGGTCCAGACGGCATCCCTCGCCACTTGTCCTGCTTTGACGGACAAGGAGGACTTTGAGGATGACTTTCACCAGCCGGAGTACAAGGAACTTTTTAGGGAAATTTTCTCCCGTATTCAGAAAACCAAAGAAGACCTGATTGAAAACAGGGAGAGACCCTGA
- the LOC115059840 gene encoding cerebellar degeneration-related protein 2-like isoform X1 produces the protein MLTDVIVEQEFEIKEEEPWYDKQDLEHDLQLAAELGKTLLERNRELEQGLQHMYSTNQEQLQEIEYLTKQVDLLRQVNDQHAKVYEQLDVSARDLEHSNHKLVQDNRTAQQKIQGLTETVELLQTQVDELQQQVQEMKLSPQPQKPPHGDRRPARSCQSVSCLKELQNTLRYDNDPDEPSDLFDSLDASWREEEQASLRQSLRSLQSQFANERARREELEREAMLLASENTTLEQRLAGLEGCQARVIELEHEAEELRQLWKSESSTNSCRPDVTHNLVPVSMFLHPEEENDGELDADQSPRKLKRWGSERPMKAMQMADSADRIYDHECLCVRRAEVVKYRGISLLNEVDAQYSALQVKYDELLRRCHPGMPEEEQDGQSHKSVQTASLATCPALTDKEDFEDDFHQPEYKELFREIFSRIQKTKEDLIENRERP, from the exons CCTGGAGCATG ACCTGCAGCTGGCGGCCGAGCTCGGGAAGACTCTGCTGGAGAGGAACAGGGAGCTGGAGCAAGGGCTGCAGCACATGTACTCCACCAAccaggagcagctgcaggagatCGAG TACCTGACGAAGCAGGTGGATCTCCTCAGGCAGGTCAACGATCAGCATGCCAAAGTGTATGAGCAGCTGGATGTGTCGGCCAGAGACCTGGAGCACAGCAACCACAAACTGGTACAGGACAACAGGACGGCCCAGCAGAAAATCCAGGG GCTGACAGAAAccgtggagctgctgcagacgcAGGTAGACgagcttcagcagcaggtgCAAGAGATGAAGTTGAGTCCTCAGCCCCAGAAGCCTCCTCACGGAGACAGGCGGCCGGCTCGAAGCTGTCAGAGTGTGTCCTGCCTGAAAGAGCTGCAAAACACACTCAG gtATGACAACGATCCTGATGAGCCTTCGGACCTCTTTGACTCGTTGGACGCGTCGTGGCGAGAGGAGGAGCAGGCATCACTGCGACAGTCACTCCGCTCTCTCCAGTCTCAGTTTGCCAATGAGCGTGCTCGGCGGGAGGAATTGGAGCGAGAGGCCATGCTGCTCGCCAGCGAGAACACAACTCTGGAGCAACGTCTAGCAGGGCTGGAGGGGTGTCAG gCCAGAGTGATTGAGCTGGAACATGAGGCTGAGGAGCTCCGTCAGCTATGGAAGTCAGAGTCCTCCACAAACTCCTGCAGGCCAGACGTCACCCACAACCTGGTGCCAGTCTCGATGTTCCTCCACCCTGAGGAGGAGAACGATGGGGAACTGGATGCAGACCAAAGCCCCAGGAAGCTGAAGCGCTGGGGCAGCGAGCGGCCCATGAAGGCAATGCAGATGGCCGACTCCGCCGACAGGATCTACGACCAcgagtgcttgtgtgtgcgcCGAGCCGAGGTGGTGAAGTACCGCGGCATCTCGCTGCTCAACGAGGTCGACGCCCAGTACAGTGCCTTGCAGGTGAAGTACGACGAGCTGCTGCGCCGCTGCCACCCGGGGATGCCGGAGGAAGAGCAGGACGGGCAGAGCCACAAATCGGTCCAGACGGCATCCCTCGCCACTTGTCCTGCTTTGACGGACAAGGAGGACTTTGAGGATGACTTTCACCAGCCGGAGTACAAGGAACTTTTTAGGGAAATTTTCTCCCGTATTCAGAAAACCAAAGAAGACCTGATTGAAAACAGGGAGAGACCCTGA
- the LOC115060182 gene encoding interferon a3-like, producing the protein MVNRIFFVCLFVALYSAGSSLRCNWMDHKFRQYSENCLDLVDSMAHNSDNSIEDAVEAENIVAFPNDLYSLAFRASAEDKIGFVVQTLDEVVELFEEDHSSASWEDKPLRDLLNIVTQQAEGLRSCIGGHSHKKNKKLHLYFKRLTRNVLKEMGHTAESWELIRREIKAHLMRADQLLSPLLHAN; encoded by the exons atggtcAACAGGATCTtctttgtttgcctgtttgtgGCTCTGTACAGTGCAGGCTCTTCGCTGAGGTGCAACTGGATGGATCATAAATTCAGACAGTACAGTGAAAACTGTCTGGATCTTGTGGATTCCATG GCTCATAATTCCGATAACAGCATTGAGGATGCTGTGGAAGCAGAGAACATTGTGGCCTTCCCTAACGATCTGTACAGTCTGGCGTTCAGAGCATCC GCTGAGGATAAGATTGGCTTTGTAGTGCAGACTCTGGATGAGGTGGTGGAGCTGTTTGAGGAGGATCACAGCTCAGCATCCTGGGAGGACAAACCACTGAGGGACCTTCTCAATATTGTAACCCAGCAGGCTGAAGGCCTTCGCTCCTGT atTGGGGGCCACAGCcacaagaagaacaagaagctGCACCTGTATTTTAAGAGACTTACACGCAATGTCCTAAAAGAAATg GGCCACACTGCTGAATCCTGGGAGCTGATCAGGAGGGAAATTAAAGCCCATTTGATGAGAGCTGACCAACTGCTTTCACCTCTGCTCCACGCCAACTAA
- the cd79b gene encoding B-cell antigen receptor complex-associated protein beta chain — protein MCWLLVGSWSLALITLSAPEAVVNIMQKPRFYGIKSGRNVTIYCSTNATKPFNVEWYKADSSKPYPPTGKPTNQYNVSLRETSTSKTYSLLAIVKARIEDSGVYFCKINSEYGSGTEVKVMKHVNLKRAQHQSRMKDGLIIFQALMLAVCIAAAVLRKRTLSEQGDSLYEEPETDHIYEGLAIETCGGGLYEELSIYAQAEGTEAPWEKD, from the exons ATGTGCTGGTTGCTGGTGGGAAGCTGGTCCCTTGCCTTGATTACTCTGTCAG CTCCAGAGGCTGTGGTGAATATAATGCAGAAGCCCCGGTTTTATGGCATAAAGAGTGGCCGCAATGTGACCATTTACTGTTCCACAAATGCAACAAAGCCTTTCAATGTGGAATGGTACAAGGCTGACTCAAGTAAGCCGTACCCTCCAACTGGCAAACCAACAAATCAGTATAATGTTTCACTTCGTGAGACATCGACATCGAAGACATACAGCCTCTTGGCCATCGTGAAGGCTCGGATAGAGGACAGCGGAGTTTACTTCTGCAAGATCAACAGTGAATATGGATCTGGAACTGAAGTTAAAGTGATGA AACACGTCAACCTTAAGAGGGCACAGCACCAAAGCAGGATGAAGGACGGGCTCATCATCTTCCAGGCCCTGATGTTGGCTGTGTGCATTGCTGCCGCAGTGTTGCGCAAGCGAACGCTG TCAGAGCAGGGGGACAGCTTGTATGAGGAGCCTGAAACTGATCACATCTATgag GGCTTGGCGATTGAGACCTGTGGCGGAGGTCTGTATGAGGAACTCTCCATCTACGCCCAGGCTGAGGGAACTGAGGCCCCATGGGAGAAAGACTGA